One part of the Odontesthes bonariensis isolate fOdoBon6 chromosome 15, fOdoBon6.hap1, whole genome shotgun sequence genome encodes these proteins:
- the cfap144 gene encoding cilia- and flagella-associated protein 144 has translation MAEKIELDYVRQDRFHTEIIRKEQKLQKLHTEFSINPYRTLHIMPDKPMCRKPPEVIADNSGYIEALHRAKLEPIKKYPVPLTESQEIGWLPTPLIQSMSLDKRLNFQRITTDVTKHAEYARRRMN, from the exons ATGGCAGAAAAGATCGAACTCGATTACGTTCGTCAGGACAGATTTCACACCGAAATAATCAGAAAAGAGCAGAAACTCCAGAAGCTGCACACGGAGTTCAGCATCAATCCATACAGGACAT TGCATATCATGCCAGACAAGCCCATGTGTAGGAAACCTCCGGAAGTAATAGCAGACAACT CGGGCTACATTGAAGCTTTACACAGGGCCAAGTTGGAGCCCATCAAGAAATATCCAGTGCCACTCACTGAGAGTCAGGAGATCGGATGGTTACCAACTCCACTG ATTCAATCAATGAGTCTTGATAAGAGACTCAATTTCCAGCGAATCACCACAGATGTCACCAAACATGCAGAATATGCTCGACGAAGAATGAATTAA
- the ebna1bp2 gene encoding putative rRNA-processing protein EBP2 encodes MVIDSRTMESSEDESLLNQESDEESGELSDGELQEAFAKGFLKPGLNVLVDKSKKFANNVEGLKQCLAEFRKDLPWAERLDRTSLPAEDMLSKVDGKVSAGANGELNAQDDFQREMFFYRQAQATVLEALPLLSKNDIATKRPDDYFAEMAKSDQQMQKIRKKLISKQMILEKSEKAKKLREQRKFGKKVQVEVIQKRQKEKKAMMSAVKKYQKGMTDKLDFLEGDKKAGKDSSGGSKKALNKKGPNAKRKSKDQRFGFGGKKSGKKWNTKESFNDVSSFRAKVAHARGGKGAKKGKGGKQNKRPGKSVRKKTKGRS; translated from the exons ATGGTTATCGATAGCAGGACTATGGAGTCATCCGAAGATGAGTCGCTGCTTAATCAGGAGTCAGACGAGGAAAGCGGTGAATTATCGGATGGAGAA CTCCAAGAAGCCTTCGCAAAAGGGTTTTTGAAACCTGGGTTGAATGTTCTGGTGGATAAAAGCAAGAAGTTCGCCAACAATGTG GAGGGGCTAAAACAGTGCCTTGCTGAATTTCGTAAAGATCTTCCCTGGGCGGAGAGGTTAGACCGGACCAGTCTGCCTGCTGAAGACATGCTCTCTAAAGTTGATGGAAAAGTTTCAGCTGGGGCTAATGGAGAACTCAACGCACAGGATGATTTTCAAAGGGAGATGTTTTT CTATCGCCAAGCTCAAGCCACAGTCCTGGAGGCTCTGCCGCTCCTAAGTAAGAATGATATCGCCACCAAGAGGCCTGATGATTACTTTGCGGAGATGGCAAAGTCAGATCAACAGATGCAGAAG atCAGAAAAAAGCTTATCTCAAAGCAGATGATTCTGGAGAAGTCAGAAAAGGCCAAGAAACTACGCGAGCAAAGGAAGTTTGGCAAAAAG GTCCAAGTAGAGGTGATTCAGAAGAgacagaaggagaagaaagCTATGATGTCTGCTGTAAAGAAATACCAGAAAG GAATGACTGACAAACTGGATTTCTTGGAAGGAGACAAGAAGGCGGGAAAAGATTCTTCAGGGGGGTCAAAGAAAGCATTGAACAAGAAGGG CCCAAATGCTAAGAGGAAATCCAAGGACCAGAGGTTTGGCTTTGGAGGCAAAAAGAGTGGAAAGAAGTGGAACACCAAGGAGAGCTTCAACGACGTTTCCAGTTTCCGTGCCAAAGTGGCTCATGCCAGGGGAGGCAAGGGAGCGAAAAAAGGCAAAGGGGGAAAACAAAAT AAACGTCCGGGCAAGTCTGTGCGCAAGAAGACGAAGGGTCGCTCGTAA